One Ignavibacterium sp. DNA segment encodes these proteins:
- the thrS gene encoding threonine--tRNA ligase: MQKIKITFPDGAVKEYDSGITGYQIAQSISQRLADDILAVKFNDIVIDLNRAITSDGNVKFLTFEDKEGKEIYWHSSSHLMAHAIQDIFPEAKFGVGPAIDAGFYYDIDINTQLSENHLKLIEDRMIELSKADSKFEREELSKQEAIDYFKKKGDQYKVELLSEMDESKETISIYKEGSFTDLCRGPHLPNPGKIKYIKLLNISGSYWRGDEKNKQLQRIYGITFPKKKMLDDYLYMLEEAKKRDHRKLGKALELFFFSPNVGTGLPIWLPKGTILRETLERFLREEQTKRGYLPVITPHIGNINLYKTSGHYPYYSDSQFPPMKFGDREEEYLLKPMNCPHHFQIYASKPRSYRDLPIRYSEFGTVYRYEQSGELNGLTRVRCFSVDDSHMFVRQDQLKEELFSVIELIQYVFKVMGFADFTTQLSFRDENSEKYGGDILLWEKAQAEIKEAADEMKLVYTIEEGEAAFYGPKIDFMVKDALGRKWQLGTVQIDYVMPERFDLEYVGSDGQKHRPVVIHRAPFGSLERFIGVLIEHLAGEFPLWLAPTQAAIIPVSQNFVEYGNKVAESFRKAGIRFEIDERNEKIGYKIRDWEMKKVPYMLIVGEKEMESCSVSVRKHKIGDQGSLNLSDFIDKIVVEINNKV; the protein is encoded by the coding sequence ATGCAAAAAATTAAAATAACATTTCCGGATGGTGCTGTTAAAGAATATGACAGCGGAATAACTGGATATCAGATTGCTCAATCAATTTCACAAAGATTAGCTGACGATATATTAGCCGTAAAATTTAATGATATAGTGATTGACTTAAACAGAGCAATCACTTCAGATGGAAATGTAAAGTTTTTAACTTTTGAAGATAAAGAAGGAAAAGAAATTTACTGGCATTCATCTTCGCATCTTATGGCACATGCAATTCAGGATATTTTTCCGGAAGCAAAGTTTGGTGTTGGACCAGCGATAGATGCAGGTTTTTACTATGATATAGACATTAATACTCAATTGTCCGAAAATCATCTTAAGCTGATAGAAGATAGAATGATTGAACTTTCAAAAGCTGATTCCAAATTTGAAAGGGAAGAACTATCTAAGCAGGAAGCAATTGATTATTTTAAAAAGAAGGGCGATCAATACAAAGTGGAGCTTTTATCTGAAATGGATGAAAGCAAAGAAACAATCAGTATTTACAAAGAAGGCTCATTTACTGATTTATGCAGAGGTCCTCATCTTCCTAATCCCGGTAAGATAAAATATATTAAACTGCTTAATATATCAGGTTCTTATTGGCGAGGTGATGAAAAGAATAAGCAATTGCAAAGGATATATGGTATTACTTTTCCTAAAAAGAAAATGCTTGATGATTATCTTTACATGCTTGAAGAAGCAAAAAAGAGAGATCACAGAAAACTTGGTAAAGCATTGGAGTTGTTTTTCTTTTCACCTAACGTTGGCACTGGTTTACCAATCTGGCTGCCCAAAGGAACAATATTAAGAGAAACTTTGGAAAGGTTTTTAAGAGAAGAACAAACCAAACGAGGCTATTTACCTGTTATTACTCCTCACATTGGAAATATAAATCTTTATAAAACCAGTGGACATTATCCGTATTATAGTGACAGTCAGTTTCCTCCAATGAAATTTGGTGATAGGGAAGAAGAATATCTGTTAAAACCTATGAACTGTCCTCATCACTTTCAAATTTACGCTTCAAAACCAAGAAGCTACAGAGATTTGCCTATTCGATATTCAGAATTTGGAACTGTATATCGTTATGAACAATCTGGTGAGCTTAACGGATTAACCAGGGTACGATGTTTTTCAGTTGATGATTCTCATATGTTTGTCAGACAGGATCAACTTAAAGAAGAATTATTTAGTGTAATAGAATTGATTCAATATGTTTTTAAGGTTATGGGTTTTGCTGATTTTACAACACAACTTTCTTTTAGAGATGAGAATTCTGAAAAATACGGTGGAGATATTTTACTTTGGGAAAAAGCTCAGGCAGAAATTAAAGAAGCTGCAGATGAGATGAAATTAGTTTATACAATTGAAGAGGGTGAAGCTGCCTTTTATGGTCCTAAAATAGATTTTATGGTTAAAGATGCTTTAGGCAGAAAATGGCAGTTGGGAACTGTTCAGATTGATTATGTTATGCCTGAAAGATTCGATTTGGAATATGTTGGAAGTGATGGACAGAAACACCGCCCGGTTGTGATACATCGTGCGCCATTTGGTTCACTTGAAAGATTTATCGGCGTTCTTATCGAACATTTAGCCGGAGAATTTCCATTGTGGCTTGCACCGACACAAGCTGCCATTATTCCTGTATCTCAAAATTTTGTTGAATATGGAAATAAAGTTGCAGAGAGCTTTAGAAAAGCCGGAATTAGATTTGAGATAGATGAAAGGAATGAAAAGATTGGTTACAAGATC
- the mce gene encoding methylmalonyl-CoA epimerase, whose product MNITHIEHIGIAVKNIDEAKKYYEGVLGLKCYSIEEVADQKVKTAFFMVGQTKIELLESTSPDGPIGKFIEKKGEGIHHLAFAVKGLQDSLDEAKSKNIVLIDEKGRKGAEGLNIAFLHPKSTFGVLTELCEKP is encoded by the coding sequence ATGAATATAACACACATTGAACATATCGGTATTGCAGTTAAAAACATTGATGAAGCAAAAAAATATTATGAGGGAGTACTTGGATTAAAATGTTATTCCATTGAAGAAGTAGCTGATCAAAAAGTTAAAACTGCATTTTTTATGGTTGGTCAAACAAAAATAGAATTACTTGAATCAACCTCGCCTGATGGACCAATCGGAAAGTTTATAGAAAAAAAAGGCGAAGGTATCCATCATCTTGCATTTGCAGTAAAAGGATTGCAAGATTCATTGGATGAAGCTAAATCCAAAAATATAGTTTTAATAGATGAGAAAGGTAGAAAAGGTGCAGAGGGACTAAACATTGCTTTTCTTCATCCTAAATCTACATTTGGTGTATTAACCGAGCTTTGTGAAAAACCATAA